The DNA sequence CGTCTGAAATATAATTTCTTTGTACAGATTTATCAAAGTTTTCGTTCACCATAAAAGCCAATCCGGCAAGCATTAATGGAAAAGAATACTTAACCATTCGTCCGAACAGTGAAACTACAAACTGAAATCTTACTTTTAATATAATAGGGAATAATAATAAAAAACCTAAGGCACTTCCTGCAAGATTACTGAAAAATGGATAGTCTACATTTTGGTTTAAACCAAAGCTTTTTGAAATGTTTTCGGGAATCCAAAAAAATAATGCTGCTGTGAAAACAGCCTGAAAAACAGCCTGAATAATTCTCACTACAGAATATTTGATCGGCTTATTATGAAAACGTAACCACGCAAACGGAATCACCAATAGATTATCAAAAAAAGCGATCATTGCAAACCATTTGATATATTCAGGATTATCATGATACCCTGCATAATCAGCTATTGGTTGGTTGAATAGATAACATACTAAAAGGAAGAGGGTAGAGGTTGAAAACAAAAACAAAAATGAGGTATTGAAAGTCTTCTTTTCATTGTCTTTTTCAGCAGAAAATCGAAAATAAGCAGTTTCAAACCCAAAAGAAAGTATAATGTTAACAAATGAAATCCACGCATATAGCTGTGTGAAAATCGCAAAACCTTCATTAGGAATTTTATAGATCAAAAGTGGATTAAGGATAAATAAAATTATTCTTGGCGCTATGGCTCCTATTCCGTAGATGATTGTTTGCCCTAGTAGTTTCTTATACAAAGTCGAAATTTTTTTACAAATGTAAATATTTAGAAATTGATTTTTTATCAAGGATATTAAAATTCATTCATAAACCTTAATTTTGTATGGAATCTAAAGTCTAAAGAAAAGTAAATGAGAACTCTTATCAAGAATGTAACAATCGTTAATGAAGGAAAGGTCTTTGAAAGCGATATCTTAATTGAAAATGATTTAATTTCTAAAATACAGTCCGGTATTTCAGACGAAGCTGATCAAATTATTGATGCTTCGGGAAAATATCTTTTGCCGGGAGTAATTGATGATCAGGTTCATTTTCGTGATCCGGGGTTAACACACAAAGGAGATATTGAAAGTGAATCAAGGGCAGCAATTGCAGGAGGAATTACCAGCTTCATAGATCAGCCTAATACTGTACCTAATGCAGTAACCCAGGAATTACTGGCAGCTAAATATGAACTAGGTGCTGAAAAAGCTTATGCCAATTATGGGTTTATGATGGGAGGAACTAATGATAATCTTGAAGAAATTCTTAAAACTGACCCAAGAAATGTTCCGGGAGTTAAATTGTTTTTAGGTTCTTCTACAGGAAATATGTTGGTAGACAACCCTGAAACTCTGGAAAATATTTTCAGCAATACGAAAATGCTGATTGCAGTTCACTGTGAAGATGAGGCGACCATCAGAGCAAATACTCAAAAATATCTGGATGAGTATGGGGAAGACATTCCTGTAAAGTTTCACCATTTGATAAGAAGTGAAGAAGCCTGCTATAAATCTTCTTCCAAGGCGATAGAATTGGCACAGAAAACAGGAGCAAGACTTCATGTTTTTCATCTTTCAACAGCAAAGGAAACTGCACTTTTCAGAAATGACATTCCTTTAAAGGATAAAAAAATAACGGCAGAAGTTTGTGTACATCATTTAACTTTTACAAATGAAGATTATGAAACAAGAGGAAGCCTGATCAAATGGAATCCTGCTGTAAAGACACAGGCAGATAAAGATGGACTTTGGGAGGCGCTTTTGGATGGCAGAATTGATGTCGTTGCGACGGATCATGCTCCGCATACTCTGGAAGAAAAGCAGAATGTGTATACAAAATGTCCGTCCGGAGCTCCATTGGTTCAGCATTCACTAAATGTGATGTTGGAAAACTTTAAAAATGGTAAAATTTCTCTGGAGAAAATTGTTGAAAAAATGTCTCACAATCCGGCGATCCTTTTCAGAGTTGAGAAAAGAGGTTTTGTGAGAGAGGGATATAAAGCAGACCTGGTATTGGTAGATTTAAACGAAAACTGGACTGTTACCAGAGATAACCTCTTATACAAATGTGGATGGAGCCCATTGGAAGGAATGAACTTCAATTCTAAAGTGACTCATACCTTTGTAAATGGAAATCTGGTCTACGACAATGGAAAAATAGCTGAAGAAAAATTCGGAGAGCGATTGCTTTTTGAGGTTCAGGAATAAAAAAAGAGGCTGTTTCAAAGTGAAACAGCCTCTTTTTTTATGTATAGAAATTATTTCTTAGGTTTATTGCTCATATAGAAAGTAAGTTTTCCCCCTTTTGTAATATCAGAATGTTTTAACGTAAAGTTTTTGATCTCTGTACCATTGAGGAGAATCTTTTGAACATATACATTTTTTGGATTCTGATTGATGGCTTCAATTTCAAAGGTCTTTCCATTTTCAAGGTTTAATACTGCGTGATCTATTGCCGGACTTCCAATTGCATAATCTCCGGAGCCTGGTGCCACCGGATAGAATCCAAGGGAGCTTAAAATATACCATGCACTCATTTGACCAGCATCATCATTTCCTCCTAATCCATCCGGAGTCGCTTTATACTGCATTTCCAGAATATGACGGATCTGGGCCTGTGTCTTCCATGGCTGTCCGGCCCAATTGTAAAAATAGGCTACATGATGAGCAGGTTCATTACCATGAACATACCCGCCAATAATCCCTTCACGGGTAATGTCTTCAGTATCAGCAAAGAATTCATCAGACAGATGCATTGTGAATAATTCATCAAGTTTGGAAGCGAATTTTTTCTTTCCACCCATTAAAGTGATGAGCGCATCAGGATTTTGAGGGACAAAGAAGCTGTAATTCCAGGAATTTCCTTCAATAAAACCCTGTCCGTGAGTACTTAAAATATCGAAATCTTTTTTAAAACTTCCATCTTCCAGACGAGGTCGCATAAAGCCAATGCTTTTGTCAAAATTATTTTTCCAGTTTTCCGAGCGCTTAATGAATTGGTTGTAAATTTCTGTTTCTCCTAAATGTTTTGCTAATTGAGCAATGGCCCAGTCATCATAAGCATATTCCAAAGTATTGGAAACAGAAGTTCCACTTTTTTCAGAAGGAATATACCCTAAATCGATATATTGTCCGATACCTTCGTAATCTCTTTTATTGGCTGTTTCTACACAGGCTTTCAAAGCTTCTTTCGCATCACCGGTATATATTCCTTTAATAATAGCATCTGATATTACACTTACACTGTGATAACCACTCATACACCAGTTTTCATTCGCATAATGAGACCATATGGGTAGCATTTTTAGAGAAAACTGTTCATAGTGTGCCATCATTGATTTTACAATATCATCATTTCTTTTAGGCTGAATAATGTTGAATAGGGGATGTAAAGTACGGTAGGTGTCCCAAAGTGAAAATGTTGTATAGTTTGTAAAACCATTTGCTTTATGAACATTCTGATCTAAACCTTTGTATTCTCCATTAGCATCCATATAAGTAGTTGGATTAATGAAAGTATGATACATTGCGGTGTAGAAATTTGTCTTTTCTGTCTCAGAACCTTTAATGATAATTTTGTTTAGCTCTTTATTCCAGCTTTCCTGTGCTTTAGCTTTTACTTGATCAAAAGATAAATTTCCAGCTTCTTTTTCCAGATTATCTATCGCGTTATTTTGACTTACGGGTGATAAAGCAAGCTTTACTTCGATGGCTTCATTTTCATTGGTGTCAAAGTCAAAATTCATTTTCAGATTTCTTCCGGCTATTTCAGGGAAATTTTTAGTCTGATCAAATTTTCTCCAGAATCCTCCATATACCTGCTTTCCATCATAATTTTTTTGACCATATGATTTGAATGGTTTTGAGAATTGTATCGCAAAATATACTGTTCTTGTTCTCGCCCAGCCACTGGTCTGCCTGTACCCGGTAAGGGTGTGGTCATTTTCTACACGCACGTATGTCCAGACATTTTTTCCATCATAATTATAAATTCCTGCCATCAGATCCAAGATAATATGGGCCTGATCAGATTTTGGAAATGTATAACGCTGAACGCCCACTCTGGTTGTTGCAGTAAGTTCAGCTAAGATATTATGATCCTCCAGTTTTACTTTGTAATAGCCTGCTTCTGCTTTTTCGTTTTGGTGGGAAAACCGACTTCTGTATCCGTTTTCTGGATTGGAAGCCGTGCCTGGATTAAACTGTAGTTTTCCGATAGTCGGCATCATTAATAAATCTCCTAAATCAGAGTGGCCGGTTCCGCTAAAATGGGTTGAACTGAAACCAACAATAGTTTTGTCCTCGTAGCGGTAGCCTGCACAATATTTATACACTTCTCCATTATACTTTCCATTGAGCGCATACGAAATGGTATCTGTTTCGGGACTTAACTGAACGGAACCAAACGGGACGGTTGCTCCGGGATAGGTATGACCCATTTTTTCAGTTCCGATTAAAGGGTTTACATAGTGTATCAGCTTTTCAAATTGTTGACCTTTTGAATAATGGCCGAGAAGTAAAAGGAATATAACTGCAAAAGTTGCCGTATTTTTCATGAATTAAGATATTTTCAACAGTAAAATTAATTAAAAATCGAAGAATAATCATTTACTGCTTTATTTTAGATGGAATTCGTTCGGTATTTATTTTTTTTCAGAAAAACGGAAACCTATTCCGTGCAGGTTTTCAATCAAAATATTCTGTTCATCAATAAGTACTTTTCGTAATCTGGAAATAAATACATCAAGGCTTCGACCCATAAAATAGTCATCATCTCCCCATATTGCTTTCAGGATATCCTGCCTTTTTACAACAATATTTTTGTGTTGAATAAAATATAAAAGCAGTTCAGATTCTCTTTGTGTAAGAGATATTCTGTTTTCTATATCCTGGAGGGTGTAGTTCCTGGGATCAAAATCATATTTTCCGACCTTGTATTTTAACTGGGGAATATCTGTTTTCCTTGTCCGTTTCAGGAAAACTTCAATTTTCAGGATCAATTCTTCTATGCTGAATGGCTTTACCAGATAGTCATCAGCTCCTATTTTCAGTCCTTTGATCCTATCTTCTTTTAAAGCTTTTGCAGAAATGAAAATGATGGGTATTTCAGAGTTTTTACTGCGGATTTCCTGGGCTACTTCAAAGCCATTCAGTTCCGGCATCATAATATCTAAGAGACAAATGTCAAAGCTCTGACTATTGAATGCATCAAGTGCAGATTTTCCATCCGAGTAACAGCTGATATCATAATAGCTTTCCAGGCTGTCCTCTATGAGAAAAGATATCGTTTGATCATCTTCTGCATATAAAATTTTAGATTTCTGCATACTACACATTATTATTAAATTAAATAAGGGAAAAAGAGTGTTATAGTAATTCCCTTATCTGCATTGTTCTCAACGGAAATTTTCCAGTTATGCTGTTTGACAACTTTTTTCACATAGAATAACCCTAATCCAAAGCCATTGATTTCCTCTGATCTTTTTGTATTTACCCTGTAAAACTTCTCGAAAATATCTGGAATATTTTTAGCAGGGATTCCCATTCCATTGTCTTTAAACTTTAAATATAAACCTTTTGAATCTTTATAGGCTGAAATTATAATCTCAGGTTTTGTTTCACAATATTTTATAGAATTATCTAAAATGTTATAGATGATATTTGTGAAATGAAATTCATCTGCCATGATGAAGAAGCTGTTTTCAATATCCACATGAATGGTGATATTTTCATTCTTTTGCTGTAGGGTATTCGCAATTTCCTGAATAAATGGAAGTAATATGATTTTCAGGGGTTTTAATAATAGCCCGGAAGAGTCATTTTTAGCGATATTAAGTATTTTTTCAATATGATGATTCAGCTTATAACTTTGATTAATAATGATGGAGGTATAAGTTTGCAGTTTAGGGTTTTCCTGTACAATATTCTGCTTGCTGAGAGATTCCGAAGCTAAAAGTATCGAAGATAAAGGAGTTTTAAATTCGTGAGTCATATTATTGATGAAGTCACGCTGTAATTCAGAAAACTTTTTTTGTTGAATAATAGTATAGATAGAATACACATAAACCAGCAGAATGATAATAAGCGCAAAGGTAAGTACATACCAAAACCTTAATGAGCTTGTCAGATAAGTTGCTTTATTAGGAAACCGTATTGAAAAATAATAAATGAGATTTTTGTGCTTGGGAAAATTAATGACCTTATCACTGGGAGGCTCTTGATTTTTAGACATAAATTTTCCATAAATCATTTTATCACTATGGCAGTTGTATAAGGCGTATACGTAATCTGTATTTATTTGGAAACGGGTAAATTCTGTCCTGAGGTAATGTTCCAGCACTACAGGGTGAAACTCATTGTTGGTATTAACCACATAATAGTCATTGGCAATATTCTGTACAGGATTTTCTGTAAAAGAAGCTTTTCCTCCGGACAATTTTTCTGCTACTTCTAATAATGCGATATTTACTTTTTGATTAAATTTTTTATCTTCAAGATTGTATGCCTGCCGGGTCCATAGAAGCTGAGCTATTAAAATTCCTATAATAGCAATGAATCCCAGTGTTATAATGATATTGAGTTTTTTGATTTTCATTTCTGAAACAATATTATCCAAAAATATCTATTAATCTTTTATCATTAACAACTTGTTAACAAATGTTTGACAGCGGTTAACAAGTTGTATAGGTAATCCACTTTACATTTACTATTATAAAAGATAATAACCGACTCTTTTCCTATTTATAACTATTAAAATTTATACTCATGAAAAAATTAAAAATCACTGCGCTTTTGGCTGTTTTGGCATTCGCGCCATTTTATGCAAACACTTTTGCTGTTGAAAATCCTTCATTGGTAAGAATCATTGCAGATGCAATTAAGTGGAAATCTGAATCTATAGATGTAGGAAATATTCCTCAAGGGAAACCAAAGCTGATCAGATTCGAATTTACGAATACCTCTTCGAAACCTGTTGTTATTGAGAATGTAGCACCATCATGTGGGTGTACTACAGCGGATTATACGAAGACTCCTATAATGCCAGGAAAAAAAGGATTTGTAGAAGCAAGCTTTAATGCAGCTGCCGCAGGTCCGTTTATGAAAACTGTTAATGTTACAACGAGCGAAAGTAAAACTCCTAAAACACTTTCATTTAAAGGGGTGGTTGTAGCGTAATATTTTACTGCCCAAACACATAAAAAACAAAGCAACCTTGTCATTCTTTACAGGGTTGTTTTTTTATAACCTTTACTGATCATGATTGATCTACTCTCCTTATTGTATGGAGCTATTGTTCTTTTTTTTGTTTGACCTTTTTAAGATAACCCAGAGAATAACTATTTATAACATTATTATTTATCCCATTATTTTAAATGGCATCAATCCAATATTTAGTATTTTTAGGAAAAAATAAAATTATATGAATTTATATACACAACCCATGTTGCGTGAGGACGCACTAAAAGATAAAGTAGCTATTGTCACAGGAGGAGGAAGTGGTTTAGGAAAAGCAATGACCAAATATTTTTTACAGCTTCGTGCTAAAGTGGTTATTACTTCAAGGAATCTGGAGAAACTGCAAGGAACCGCTAAAGAGCTGGAAGAGGAAACAGGAGGTAAGGTTCTTTGTGTAGCTTGTGACGTCAGAAACTGGGAGGAAGTAGAAGCAATGAAAGAGGCTGCTTTAAAAGAGTTTGGGAGAATTGATATTTTACTGAACAATGCAGCAGGTAATTTTATTTCTCCAACAGAGCGGTTAACGCACTCCGCTTTTGATTCTATTTTAGATATTGTTTTAAAGGGAACAAAAAACTGTACACTTTCAATAGGAAAATACTGGATAGATTCTAAAGTACCGGGAACGGTTTTAAATATCGTAACGACCTATGCATGGACTGGTTCTGCTTACGTGGTGCCTTCCGCTTGTGCAAAAGCCGGGGTTTTGGCAATGACAAGGTCTTTAGCTGTGGAATGGGCAAAATATGGAATCCGCTTTAATGCAATTGCTCCCGGACCATTCCCGACAAAAGGGGCGTGGGACAGATTGCTTCCTGGCGATCTGCAGGAAAAGTTTGATATGAGAAAGAAAGTTCCGTTAAGAAGAGTAGGAGAACACCAGGAGTTGGCTAATCTTGCCGCTTATCTGGTTTCTGATTATTCGGCTTATATGAATGGAGAAGTCGTAACCATAGATGGTGGAGAGTGGCTTCAGGGAGCTGGAGAATTTAACATGCTGGAAGATATTCCACAGGAGATGTGGGATGCTTTAGAAGCTATGATCAAATCAAAAAAATCGAATTAATTCTATAAGTTAAAAAATCCCGAAATTGTAACAATCTCGGGATTTTTTTTACCTATCTAGGAAGACTATAAATTTATTCTAATGAATTGTAAAATCCCAACCCTTGTTTCGGCTATTGCAGTATTCCTGTTTTCAGGTTCTGCATACGCTCAGGAGACTCCAAAATATGATTATGTAGAAGCATTTAAACCTTTTTTCTATCCTCAGACAGGTACGGAGACCCGTTCTGCAAGCGGACAGCCAGGCCATGCTTACTGGCAGAACTCGGCAGACTACAATCTGAATGTCAGCCTGAATGATGCTAAAAATGAAATTACAGGGACTGCTGAAATTAAATATACGAATAACAGCCCTGATCAGCTGAGCTTTTTATGGTTACAGCTTGATCAGAATTTATTCCAGAAAGATTCTCGTGGTAATGCTTTAGTCCCGATGTCGGGAAGCCGAAATGGAGCTCATGGCGAAAAGCTAGAGGGCGGATATAAAATTAAATCTGTAAAACTCGATGGTAAAGATGTGAAATACATGGTTACCGATACGAGAATGCAGATTGATTTACCAAAGGAACTCAAGGCTAAGGGAGGTGTTGCGAAAATTACAATTGATTATTCTTTTGTATCTCCGGAATATGGCTCTGACAGAATGGGGGTTCAGGAAACTAAAAATGGTAAAGTTTTCACCATGGCACAATGGTATCCGAGGATGTGTGTGTATGATGATGTTTTAGGCTGGAATACGATGCCATATCTCGGCGCTTCGGAATTCTATTTAGAATATGGGAATCTCACGGCCAATATTACAGTTCCTAATAATCAGTACGTCGTGGCCTCAGGAGAACTTCTTAACGAAAAAGAGGTGTACAGCAAAACTGAAACTGAAAGATGGAACCAGGCTAGGAATAGTGATAAAACAGTCATGATCCGCCCGGAATCTGAAATTACTAAAAATCCGTCCTCAGGAACTAAAACATGGAGGTTTAAGATTGATCAGGCAAGAGATTTTGCCTGGGCATCATCTTCAGCATTTGTTCTCGATGCTGCAAGGATTAATTTGCCAAGTGGAAAGAAATCTTTAGCCATTTCAGCTTATCCTGCGGAAAGTGGAGGGGATAAAGCATGGGGAAGATCTACAGAGTATACCAAAGCAGCTATAGAACATTACTCTCAAAAGTGGTATGAATATACTTATCCAGCGGCAACTAACGTTGCGGGTAATGAAGGCGGAATGGAATACCCGGGTATTGTATTCTGCCATATGGACTCTAAAGGAGATGACCTTTGGGGAGTTACGGATCATGAATTTGGACACAATTGGTTTCCAATGATCGTAGGGTCTAACGAAAGATTATTTGCCTGGATGGATGAAGGCTTTAATACGTTCATCAATGAGCTATCAACAGAAGCCTTCAATAAAGGTGAATATTATAAAAAAAGAAATATTGCCCAGACAGGAAGCTATCTGATGAGTGATAATTTTGAAACAATGATGGTAGGTGCAGACAATATGAAAGAAAGAAATATTGGTGTGCTTGCTTATTTTAAACCAGGTTTAGGAATGGGAGTTCTGAGAGAATCTATTCTGGGACCAGAAAAATTTGATAAAGCTCTGAGAACATATATTGCCCGTTGGGCCTTTAAACATCCTACGCCCTGGGATTTTTTCCATACCATGGAGAATGTTTCAGGAGAGGAGCTGAATTGGTTCTGGAGAGGTTGGTTCTTCAATAAATGGAAAATCGACCAAGCTGTTAAAGGAGTTAAATACGAGGATGGTGATTATAAAAAAGGAGCTCTGATCAGTATTGAGAATATTGGACAGCTTCCTATGCCGACCACTGTTCAGGTGAAGTTTAAAGATGGAACGACACAAACTATAAAACTTCCTATTGAGCTTTGGAAACGTAATAATGAATGGACTTTTAAAATAGATTCTGCGAAAGAAATTGACGAAGTAAAACTGGATCCAACTTCACAAATCCCAGATATAAATCCTAAAAATAACACCTGGACCTCTGCCAGCGCAAAACCTGCCGAAAAGATTGACCTGAAAGGATTTAACGGGACATATGGTAGTAAAGAAGTTCCCATTAAAATAACCTTTACTGAGAAGAATGGACAGCTTTTTGGACAGGGAACAGGACAGCCAGAATTTCCTTTAAGCTACGCTGGGGATAATAAATTTACTTTTGATGAAGCCGACTTGACGGTTACCTTTAG is a window from the Chryseobacterium sp. T16E-39 genome containing:
- a CDS encoding oligosaccharide flippase family protein, with amino-acid sequence MYKKLLGQTIIYGIGAIAPRIILFILNPLLIYKIPNEGFAIFTQLYAWISFVNIILSFGFETAYFRFSAEKDNEKKTFNTSFLFLFSTSTLFLLVCYLFNQPIADYAGYHDNPEYIKWFAMIAFFDNLLVIPFAWLRFHNKPIKYSVVRIIQAVFQAVFTAALFFWIPENISKSFGLNQNVDYPFFSNLAGSALGFLLLFPIILKVRFQFVVSLFGRMVKYSFPLMLAGLAFMVNENFDKSVQRNYISDEEAGAYGGCYKLAVLMTLFVTAYRMGIEPFFFKQMDKGDAKKTYAKVAEYFAFFACAVALGIIANIAWLKDVFIPNKSYWIAIDIIPIIVLANLCFGIYYNFSTWYKVTDKTSVGTIISWLGAGINIAFNLLALKYYHSVIGSAWATFGAYVIMMIVSYLLGQKYYPIPYRMKKMSFFLILLGVFSFIIVKYLNYNILMSNLLFLIFIGILIYTEKDMLLSRIRKN
- a CDS encoding DUF1573 domain-containing protein; translated protein: MKKLKITALLAVLAFAPFYANTFAVENPSLVRIIADAIKWKSESIDVGNIPQGKPKLIRFEFTNTSSKPVVIENVAPSCGCTTADYTKTPIMPGKKGFVEASFNAAAAGPFMKTVNVTTSESKTPKTLSFKGVVVA
- a CDS encoding dihydroorotase, translated to MRTLIKNVTIVNEGKVFESDILIENDLISKIQSGISDEADQIIDASGKYLLPGVIDDQVHFRDPGLTHKGDIESESRAAIAGGITSFIDQPNTVPNAVTQELLAAKYELGAEKAYANYGFMMGGTNDNLEEILKTDPRNVPGVKLFLGSSTGNMLVDNPETLENIFSNTKMLIAVHCEDEATIRANTQKYLDEYGEDIPVKFHHLIRSEEACYKSSSKAIELAQKTGARLHVFHLSTAKETALFRNDIPLKDKKITAEVCVHHLTFTNEDYETRGSLIKWNPAVKTQADKDGLWEALLDGRIDVVATDHAPHTLEEKQNVYTKCPSGAPLVQHSLNVMLENFKNGKISLEKIVEKMSHNPAILFRVEKRGFVREGYKADLVLVDLNENWTVTRDNLLYKCGWSPLEGMNFNSKVTHTFVNGNLVYDNGKIAEEKFGERLLFEVQE
- a CDS encoding sensor histidine kinase, coding for MKIKKLNIIITLGFIAIIGILIAQLLWTRQAYNLEDKKFNQKVNIALLEVAEKLSGGKASFTENPVQNIANDYYVVNTNNEFHPVVLEHYLRTEFTRFQINTDYVYALYNCHSDKMIYGKFMSKNQEPPSDKVINFPKHKNLIYYFSIRFPNKATYLTSSLRFWYVLTFALIIILLVYVYSIYTIIQQKKFSELQRDFINNMTHEFKTPLSSILLASESLSKQNIVQENPKLQTYTSIIINQSYKLNHHIEKILNIAKNDSSGLLLKPLKIILLPFIQEIANTLQQKNENITIHVDIENSFFIMADEFHFTNIIYNILDNSIKYCETKPEIIISAYKDSKGLYLKFKDNGMGIPAKNIPDIFEKFYRVNTKRSEEINGFGLGLFYVKKVVKQHNWKISVENNADKGITITLFFPYLI
- a CDS encoding response regulator transcription factor, which codes for MQKSKILYAEDDQTISFLIEDSLESYYDISCYSDGKSALDAFNSQSFDICLLDIMMPELNGFEVAQEIRSKNSEIPIIFISAKALKEDRIKGLKIGADDYLVKPFSIEELILKIEVFLKRTRKTDIPQLKYKVGKYDFDPRNYTLQDIENRISLTQRESELLLYFIQHKNIVVKRQDILKAIWGDDDYFMGRSLDVFISRLRKVLIDEQNILIENLHGIGFRFSEKK
- a CDS encoding M1 family metallopeptidase, whose protein sequence is MNCKIPTLVSAIAVFLFSGSAYAQETPKYDYVEAFKPFFYPQTGTETRSASGQPGHAYWQNSADYNLNVSLNDAKNEITGTAEIKYTNNSPDQLSFLWLQLDQNLFQKDSRGNALVPMSGSRNGAHGEKLEGGYKIKSVKLDGKDVKYMVTDTRMQIDLPKELKAKGGVAKITIDYSFVSPEYGSDRMGVQETKNGKVFTMAQWYPRMCVYDDVLGWNTMPYLGASEFYLEYGNLTANITVPNNQYVVASGELLNEKEVYSKTETERWNQARNSDKTVMIRPESEITKNPSSGTKTWRFKIDQARDFAWASSSAFVLDAARINLPSGKKSLAISAYPAESGGDKAWGRSTEYTKAAIEHYSQKWYEYTYPAATNVAGNEGGMEYPGIVFCHMDSKGDDLWGVTDHEFGHNWFPMIVGSNERLFAWMDEGFNTFINELSTEAFNKGEYYKKRNIAQTGSYLMSDNFETMMVGADNMKERNIGVLAYFKPGLGMGVLRESILGPEKFDKALRTYIARWAFKHPTPWDFFHTMENVSGEELNWFWRGWFFNKWKIDQAVKGVKYEDGDYKKGALISIENIGQLPMPTTVQVKFKDGTTQTIKLPIELWKRNNEWTFKIDSAKEIDEVKLDPTSQIPDINPKNNTWTSASAKPAEKIDLKGFNGTYGSKEVPIKITFTEKNGQLFGQGTGQPEFPLSYAGDNKFTFDEADLTVTFSKDKKVITFSQGSKEFKFNRE
- a CDS encoding SDR family oxidoreductase translates to MNLYTQPMLREDALKDKVAIVTGGGSGLGKAMTKYFLQLRAKVVITSRNLEKLQGTAKELEEETGGKVLCVACDVRNWEEVEAMKEAALKEFGRIDILLNNAAGNFISPTERLTHSAFDSILDIVLKGTKNCTLSIGKYWIDSKVPGTVLNIVTTYAWTGSAYVVPSACAKAGVLAMTRSLAVEWAKYGIRFNAIAPGPFPTKGAWDRLLPGDLQEKFDMRKKVPLRRVGEHQELANLAAYLVSDYSAYMNGEVVTIDGGEWLQGAGEFNMLEDIPQEMWDALEAMIKSKKSN
- a CDS encoding GH92 family glycosyl hydrolase produces the protein MKNTATFAVIFLLLLGHYSKGQQFEKLIHYVNPLIGTEKMGHTYPGATVPFGSVQLSPETDTISYALNGKYNGEVYKYCAGYRYEDKTIVGFSSTHFSGTGHSDLGDLLMMPTIGKLQFNPGTASNPENGYRSRFSHQNEKAEAGYYKVKLEDHNILAELTATTRVGVQRYTFPKSDQAHIILDLMAGIYNYDGKNVWTYVRVENDHTLTGYRQTSGWARTRTVYFAIQFSKPFKSYGQKNYDGKQVYGGFWRKFDQTKNFPEIAGRNLKMNFDFDTNENEAIEVKLALSPVSQNNAIDNLEKEAGNLSFDQVKAKAQESWNKELNKIIIKGSETEKTNFYTAMYHTFINPTTYMDANGEYKGLDQNVHKANGFTNYTTFSLWDTYRTLHPLFNIIQPKRNDDIVKSMMAHYEQFSLKMLPIWSHYANENWCMSGYHSVSVISDAIIKGIYTGDAKEALKACVETANKRDYEGIGQYIDLGYIPSEKSGTSVSNTLEYAYDDWAIAQLAKHLGETEIYNQFIKRSENWKNNFDKSIGFMRPRLEDGSFKKDFDILSTHGQGFIEGNSWNYSFFVPQNPDALITLMGGKKKFASKLDELFTMHLSDEFFADTEDITREGIIGGYVHGNEPAHHVAYFYNWAGQPWKTQAQIRHILEMQYKATPDGLGGNDDAGQMSAWYILSSLGFYPVAPGSGDYAIGSPAIDHAVLNLENGKTFEIEAINQNPKNVYVQKILLNGTEIKNFTLKHSDITKGGKLTFYMSNKPKK